From Bacillus pumilus, one genomic window encodes:
- a CDS encoding anti-repressor SinI family protein → MDTQVKRRVDEEWVYLIQEAKKIGLGIEEIQAFLTSNGDQKMINKP, encoded by the coding sequence ATGGATACGCAAGTGAAAAGAAGAGTTGACGAAGAGTGGGTTTATTTGATTCAGGAAGCGAAAAAAATTGGACTAGGCATCGAAGAAATACAAGCTTTTTTAACATCCAACGGTGATCAGAAGATGATAAACAAACCGTAA
- a CDS encoding GtrA family protein, whose protein sequence is MYLVMGVCTTIVNIVSFYLFVEMFSMDYKTATVVSWVFAVLFAYITNKKYVFKQKARDTKSLMRELSSFFSVRLMSLGVDLGLMILFVSQMALNETVAKILVNFVIVVVNYVASKWFVFKKTKEDAI, encoded by the coding sequence ATGTATCTTGTGATGGGTGTGTGTACAACCATTGTCAACATAGTCAGCTTCTACTTATTCGTTGAGATGTTTTCCATGGATTATAAAACAGCTACAGTTGTTTCATGGGTATTTGCTGTTCTCTTTGCTTATATCACCAATAAGAAGTATGTCTTCAAGCAAAAGGCTCGTGATACGAAAAGCCTTATGCGTGAGCTTTCTTCATTTTTTAGTGTTCGTCTCATGTCTCTAGGTGTAGATCTGGGGCTGATGATTTTATTTGTGAGCCAAATGGCGCTCAATGAAACTGTCGCAAAAATTCTTGTCAACTTTGTGATTGTGGTCGTGAATTATGTCGCCAGTAAATGGTTCGTCTTCAAGAAAACAAAAGAAGATGCGATTTAA
- a CDS encoding DUF485 domain-containing protein, giving the protein MADKKVHYKKVAASEDFRKLLEEKRRFIVPMTIFFFLFYFSLPVATSYFTFLNTPAIGAISWAWLFALTQFVMTWVLCGLYARKAAQFDKYVSALKTESRGDDE; this is encoded by the coding sequence ATGGCAGACAAAAAAGTTCATTATAAGAAGGTTGCCGCTTCAGAGGATTTTCGAAAACTTCTCGAGGAAAAACGCAGATTTATCGTACCGATGACGATTTTCTTTTTTCTCTTTTACTTTTCACTTCCGGTTGCTACATCCTACTTCACCTTTTTGAACACGCCGGCAATTGGCGCGATCTCATGGGCTTGGTTATTCGCCCTCACACAATTTGTCATGACTTGGGTATTATGTGGACTTTATGCGAGAAAAGCAGCACAGTTTGACAAATATGTAAGCGCTTTAAAAACTGAATCAAGAGGTGATGACGAATGA
- a CDS encoding solute symporter family protein, which translates to MSMTAFILFIAIVGLTLVITYFAAKKTSNASDFYTAGGGLTGFQNGLAIAGDYMSAASFLGIAGMIALNGFDGFFYSIGFLVAYLVVLYVVAEPLRNLGKYTMADMIAARFKRPAIRGVAAFNTITVSTFYMIAQLVGAGALIKLLLGIDYWIAVLVVGVLMTIYVVFGGMIATSWVQITKAVLLMLGTLIISLLVFAKFDFSLLKMFEEMKTATPLGGAFLHPGNKYDVPLETLSLNLALVLGTAGLPHILIRFYTVKDAISARKSVLSATWIIGIFYLMTVFLGFGAAAFVGTEAITAADAAGNMAAPLLAQALGGDLLFAFVSAIAFATILAVVTGLVLSAASAFAHDFYSQIIRKGKASEREQVKAARFASIGVAILSIILALFAQSLNVAFLVSLAFAVAASANLPLIIFTVFWKRFNSTGAIAGSLVGLLSALIIVSLSPSVWDPSGAAIFTGDPLIPLSNPGIISIPLGFLAAYLGTIFSSEKADEDTFTEIQVKAHTGMHMDTDS; encoded by the coding sequence ATGAGCATGACCGCTTTTATTTTATTCATAGCGATCGTAGGGCTCACATTGGTCATCACATATTTTGCTGCGAAAAAAACGAGCAATGCGAGCGATTTTTACACGGCAGGCGGAGGTTTGACTGGGTTTCAGAACGGCCTTGCCATCGCCGGGGACTATATGTCTGCCGCATCATTTTTAGGGATCGCTGGAATGATCGCGTTAAATGGATTTGACGGATTTTTCTATAGCATTGGCTTTCTAGTGGCGTATCTTGTCGTTCTTTACGTTGTGGCCGAACCGCTTCGAAATCTAGGGAAATATACGATGGCCGATATGATTGCTGCACGATTTAAGCGTCCTGCCATTCGAGGGGTTGCCGCGTTTAACACAATCACAGTCTCTACTTTTTATATGATTGCACAGCTTGTTGGGGCAGGTGCATTAATCAAACTGCTTCTTGGCATTGATTACTGGATTGCTGTGCTGGTCGTAGGTGTCTTGATGACCATTTATGTCGTGTTTGGCGGCATGATCGCTACCAGCTGGGTACAGATCACAAAGGCTGTGCTTCTCATGCTTGGGACCCTGATTATTTCACTGCTTGTATTTGCAAAGTTTGATTTTAGTCTGCTGAAGATGTTTGAGGAGATGAAAACAGCGACCCCGCTTGGTGGGGCATTTCTTCACCCGGGAAATAAATATGATGTGCCTTTAGAGACCCTGTCTTTGAACCTTGCTTTAGTGCTTGGGACAGCAGGTTTGCCGCACATTTTGATTCGGTTTTATACGGTAAAGGATGCCATTTCTGCGCGTAAATCTGTTCTATCCGCTACGTGGATCATCGGTATTTTTTATTTAATGACGGTTTTCCTTGGCTTCGGTGCTGCTGCCTTTGTTGGAACAGAAGCGATCACAGCAGCAGATGCAGCAGGAAATATGGCCGCTCCTCTGCTCGCACAAGCCCTTGGAGGTGATTTATTATTTGCCTTTGTTTCCGCTATTGCCTTTGCGACCATTTTGGCAGTGGTAACTGGTCTCGTCTTATCCGCAGCGTCTGCCTTTGCCCATGACTTTTATAGTCAGATCATCCGCAAAGGGAAAGCGAGTGAACGGGAACAGGTGAAGGCGGCACGCTTTGCTTCCATCGGCGTGGCCATTCTTTCCATCATTCTTGCATTATTTGCCCAATCCTTAAACGTCGCTTTTCTTGTGTCACTTGCCTTCGCCGTGGCAGCAAGTGCAAATTTACCATTGATTATCTTCACTGTCTTTTGGAAACGATTTAATTCTACGGGTGCCATTGCAGGGAGCTTAGTAGGACTGCTGAGCGCACTGATCATCGTCTCGCTCAGTCCAAGCGTCTGGGACCCATCGGGAGCAGCCATCTTTACAGGAGATCCGCTCATCCCGCTGTCGAACCCTGGAATTATCTCGATCCCACTCGGATTCCTTGCCGCTTACTTAGGCACGATATTCTCCTCTGAAAAAGCAGATGAAGATACCTTTACGGAAATTCAAGTAAAGGCACATACAGGCATGCATATGGATACTGATTCATAA
- the thiM gene encoding hydroxyethylthiazole kinase, giving the protein MKTSCVSHLLERVRAENPLVHNITNQVVTNFTANGLLALGASPVMANAKEEVAEMAQLADALVLNIGTLTKDTVEAMVLAGQAANENGVPVLLDPVGVGATTFRTKAAKQLLEQVNMTVVRGNAAEMAHLLGVDGWESKGVDAKAANGDVSALAKQAARTLQTVVVITGKVDVVSDGEDVLSIHNGHEWLTKVTGTGCLLTSVIGAFCAVGERPIHASAAALLFYGVAAERAAHYTQDKGPGTFQMELLNALTHTTGDDVVTMGRIGGISHDKG; this is encoded by the coding sequence ATGAAAACAAGCTGCGTGTCTCATTTATTGGAGAGGGTTCGAGCGGAAAATCCACTCGTTCATAATATCACCAATCAAGTCGTGACGAATTTTACAGCGAATGGTCTGCTTGCTTTAGGCGCTTCGCCAGTCATGGCAAATGCCAAAGAAGAAGTGGCTGAAATGGCGCAGTTGGCGGATGCACTTGTGCTCAATATCGGCACATTGACAAAGGACACGGTGGAGGCCATGGTTCTGGCTGGACAAGCTGCCAATGAAAATGGTGTACCTGTTCTATTAGATCCTGTCGGCGTCGGTGCGACAACGTTTCGAACGAAAGCGGCAAAACAGCTGTTAGAGCAAGTGAACATGACCGTTGTCAGAGGAAATGCTGCAGAAATGGCTCATTTACTTGGAGTGGATGGCTGGGAGTCAAAAGGCGTTGATGCGAAAGCAGCGAACGGAGATGTATCGGCACTAGCCAAACAAGCGGCAAGGACACTTCAGACTGTTGTGGTGATCACAGGAAAAGTCGATGTGGTGTCAGATGGAGAGGACGTGTTGTCTATTCATAATGGACATGAATGGCTCACCAAGGTGACGGGAACCGGCTGTTTACTGACGTCTGTCATCGGGGCATTTTGTGCAGTGGGTGAACGGCCTATTCATGCGTCAGCAGCTGCATTACTGTTTTATGGCGTCGCAGCTGAAAGGGCAGCTCATTACACTCAGGATAAAGGGCCAGGGACGTTTCAAATGGAATTGTTAAATGCACTCACACACACAACTGGCGATGATGTGGTGACTATGGGGAGAATAGGGGGAATTTCACATGACAAAGGCTGA
- a CDS encoding glycosyltransferase family protein: MSNPTILFVLCVNDESMFQACFRQLASLPAPHGYHVEVLPIRHASSMTSAYNEAITHPAQFKIYLHQDTLIVKQHMLLELIPLFLQHPSLGMVGVIGAESVPDNGIWWESSHCRGKVIEYRHDTYQLLSFERGRQQQAETQDYINASAIDGLFMATQYDVKWREDLFDGFHFYDVSQSFEFVQQGYEVGIARQEEPWCIHKCGDHFDAETYEKARQTFLANYR, from the coding sequence ATGAGTAACCCCACCATCCTGTTTGTTTTATGTGTAAATGATGAATCGATGTTTCAGGCTTGCTTTCGGCAGCTCGCTTCACTTCCTGCTCCCCATGGATATCATGTGGAGGTTTTGCCGATTAGACATGCATCCAGTATGACCTCTGCTTATAATGAAGCGATCACCCATCCAGCTCAGTTTAAAATTTATCTTCATCAAGATACCTTGATTGTCAAACAGCATATGCTGCTTGAGCTGATCCCGCTTTTTTTACAGCATCCATCACTTGGGATGGTTGGGGTCATAGGTGCAGAAAGCGTGCCTGACAATGGGATTTGGTGGGAGAGTTCTCATTGCAGGGGGAAAGTCATTGAATATCGTCACGACACCTATCAGCTGCTTTCGTTTGAAAGAGGTCGTCAACAACAGGCGGAAACACAAGATTATATCAACGCTTCGGCGATTGATGGTCTTTTCATGGCGACGCAGTATGATGTGAAGTGGCGTGAGGATCTCTTTGATGGCTTTCATTTTTATGATGTTTCGCAGTCCTTTGAATTCGTCCAGCAGGGCTATGAGGTTGGAATTGCGAGGCAAGAAGAGCCTTGGTGTATCCACAAATGCGGAGATCATTTTGATGCAGAAACATATGAAAAAGCGAGACAAACATTTCTTGCGAATTATCGGTAG
- the thiE gene encoding thiamine phosphate synthase yields the protein MTKADQQQIKQQLSVYFIMGTANTSRQPLDVVKEAIQGGITMFQFREKGDGALQGEEKKQLARQLQVLCQEANVPFIVNDDVQLAMDLDADGVHVGQEDTNAEDVRQKIGNKILGVSTHNLDEVKQAMKDGADYVGMGPVYPTETKKDTRSVQGVSLITEVRRHGLHIPIVGIGGITYDNAAPVIQAGADGISIISAISQSTDPKKAAEELKALVASEKASL from the coding sequence ATGACAAAGGCTGATCAACAGCAAATCAAACAGCAATTATCGGTTTATTTTATTATGGGAACAGCGAATACAAGCAGGCAGCCGCTTGATGTCGTAAAGGAAGCCATTCAAGGCGGGATCACCATGTTCCAATTCCGTGAAAAGGGTGATGGAGCTTTGCAAGGAGAAGAGAAGAAACAATTGGCTCGTCAACTTCAAGTGCTTTGCCAAGAAGCAAATGTTCCTTTTATTGTGAATGATGATGTACAGCTAGCGATGGATCTTGATGCAGACGGCGTTCATGTTGGACAGGAAGACACAAATGCAGAAGACGTCAGACAAAAAATCGGGAATAAAATATTAGGTGTGTCTACGCATAACCTTGATGAAGTGAAACAAGCCATGAAGGACGGCGCAGATTATGTCGGCATGGGCCCAGTTTATCCAACAGAAACGAAAAAGGATACACGCAGTGTCCAAGGAGTATCTTTGATCACTGAAGTACGTCGTCATGGTCTTCATATTCCAATTGTTGGCATCGGGGGTATCACATACGACAATGCTGCACCAGTCATCCAAGCAGGGGCAGATGGTATTAGCATCATTAGCGCCATTAGCCAGAGCACTGATCCAAAAAAAGCAGCAGAAGAATTGAAAGCACTTGTTGCATCAGAAAAAGCATCTCTTTAA
- a CDS encoding class I SAM-dependent methyltransferase, with protein sequence MSSDSLSYYHQKKDQYYHGVNPVIVSRIREEWTSLLDIGCGTGKLGKVLKQKGRTIYGIESFEDAAKEAEQELDHVLCGNIEQMTLPYEHEHFDCIIFGDVLEHLLDPWAVLKKVKPFLKKEGVILSSIPNIGHISTVLELLAGRFTYTDAGLMDQTHLRFFTLHEIHALFHSAGFRIRELETIRVKHPSYASVMSDLHELLMKHGIRSDFHEAATAYQYVVEAVQFHE encoded by the coding sequence GTGAGTTCAGATTCCCTTTCCTATTATCACCAAAAAAAGGATCAGTATTATCATGGCGTGAACCCGGTCATTGTCAGCCGTATTCGTGAGGAATGGACGTCTTTATTGGATATCGGATGCGGCACAGGCAAACTTGGAAAAGTCCTGAAACAAAAGGGCCGGACCATTTATGGAATTGAATCGTTTGAGGATGCAGCAAAAGAGGCTGAGCAAGAGCTAGATCATGTTCTATGCGGAAATATTGAACAGATGACTCTCCCTTACGAACATGAACACTTTGACTGCATCATTTTCGGAGATGTCCTTGAACATTTATTGGATCCGTGGGCCGTTTTAAAGAAGGTCAAACCCTTCCTTAAAAAAGAAGGAGTCATCCTGTCATCCATTCCGAATATCGGTCACATATCAACAGTTTTAGAATTACTAGCCGGCAGATTCACTTATACAGATGCAGGATTAATGGATCAAACACATTTACGTTTCTTCACCCTTCACGAAATTCATGCACTCTTTCATTCAGCAGGCTTTCGTATTCGCGAACTCGAAACCATTCGCGTAAAGCATCCTTCCTATGCAAGCGTGATGAGTGATTTACATGAATTACTCATGAAGCATGGCATTCGTTCAGATTTTCACGAGGCCGCTACCGCCTATCAGTATGTGGTTGAGGCGGTTCAGTTTCATGAGTAA
- a CDS encoding AraC family transcriptional regulator codes for MKKEAFAFRFHHSDVTLPAQIWSVGWEVQSSSLYSWNGVERKDQGKCIFQLTLSGHGMIEIGEKRFKVLPGQAFLVKSPSAYQYYFPEDSEHWEFLYLTLYGEACDLCFDQFIDQGKQVMRFHPNSRPIRLLKNIYDEASERRITNPFEGSSLAYQFVMELYSYLPKLEGQMEKWPEPIVQAALFASHHFHEEIGPDDMAAAARLSKSHFTREFKKATGFTPIHYLTNIRLEKAETLLKTTKYSIEEIAIQCGYRNANYLNKVFRKKIGMSPKQLRETSDA; via the coding sequence TTGAAGAAGGAAGCATTTGCATTTCGTTTTCACCATTCTGATGTGACATTGCCGGCGCAAATATGGTCTGTTGGCTGGGAAGTACAATCATCTTCGTTATATAGCTGGAATGGCGTGGAGCGGAAAGATCAGGGCAAGTGCATCTTTCAGCTCACACTGTCTGGACATGGCATGATTGAAATCGGAGAGAAACGTTTCAAAGTGTTGCCGGGTCAGGCCTTTCTCGTGAAAAGCCCAAGTGCCTATCAATATTATTTTCCAGAGGACAGTGAGCATTGGGAATTCCTTTATTTAACGCTTTACGGGGAAGCCTGCGATCTTTGCTTTGACCAATTTATTGACCAAGGAAAGCAGGTCATGCGTTTTCATCCAAATTCCAGACCGATCCGCCTGCTCAAGAACATTTATGATGAAGCCAGTGAAAGACGGATTACCAATCCATTTGAGGGGTCTAGCCTTGCTTATCAATTTGTCATGGAACTATATTCATATTTGCCAAAGCTTGAGGGACAAATGGAGAAATGGCCCGAGCCCATCGTTCAAGCTGCCTTGTTTGCCAGCCATCATTTTCACGAGGAAATTGGCCCAGACGATATGGCAGCTGCGGCACGTTTATCCAAAAGTCATTTTACGAGGGAATTCAAAAAGGCCACTGGCTTCACACCTATTCACTATCTAACCAATATCCGGTTAGAAAAGGCGGAAACGTTACTGAAAACAACAAAATACTCGATTGAAGAAATCGCCATACAGTGCGGCTACCGAAATGCGAATTACTTGAATAAAGTCTTTCGAAAGAAAATCGGCATGTCTCCAAAGCAACTGCGGGAAACAAGCGATGCATAA
- a CDS encoding nuclear transport factor 2 family protein, which translates to MEVLDTYFRRYDEAGKGQEQLNELLALFSDDVMIVLNGAEKPGIQAFTQFLNTFFHVHEDIKHMWDGWKKREDGKYETNWAVCGKLSDGRVYTAEGIDIAELDDKGKIVYLENVPKNPELFQRY; encoded by the coding sequence ATGGAAGTGCTCGATACGTATTTTCGCCGCTACGATGAAGCAGGAAAAGGACAGGAGCAACTGAATGAATTGCTGGCATTGTTTTCTGACGATGTGATGATTGTCTTAAATGGTGCCGAGAAGCCTGGCATCCAAGCGTTTACACAGTTTTTAAACACATTTTTCCACGTGCATGAAGACATCAAGCATATGTGGGATGGATGGAAAAAAAGAGAAGACGGAAAATATGAAACGAACTGGGCCGTTTGCGGGAAACTTTCGGATGGCCGTGTCTATACAGCTGAAGGAATTGACATTGCAGAACTGGACGACAAAGGAAAGATCGTTTATTTAGAAAACGTACCGAAAAATCCAGAGTTATTTCAGCGCTATTAA
- the cidR gene encoding cidABC operon transcriptional activator CidR, with translation MDIRHLTYFLEVARLKSFTKASQSLYVSQPTISKMVKNLEDELGVQLFYRNGRQVEMTDAGQTMYTQASEITQSFQNLTSELNDLMNVKKGHIRIGLPPMIGSSFFPNVMGEFRQQYPDVTFQLVEHGSIKVEEGVEDGSLDIGVIVLPANDKIFHTYTIIKEDMKLVTHPSHPMAGRDKVDLADLKEESFIFFREDFVLHSRILNECMNAGFRPNVIYETSQWDFISEMVAENLGIGLLPERICRDLDPEKVKVISLNTSIPWHLGVIWRKDRYLSFAAREWLKHTKSYVWGAE, from the coding sequence GTGGACATTAGACATTTAACATATTTCTTAGAAGTGGCGAGGTTAAAAAGCTTCACAAAAGCATCACAATCTCTTTATGTGTCGCAGCCTACCATTTCCAAGATGGTCAAAAATCTCGAGGATGAGCTGGGGGTGCAGTTGTTTTATCGAAATGGCCGGCAGGTTGAAATGACAGATGCTGGACAAACGATGTATACACAGGCGAGTGAAATCACACAATCATTTCAGAATTTAACGAGCGAGCTAAATGATTTAATGAATGTCAAAAAAGGACATATTCGCATCGGGCTGCCGCCGATGATTGGATCGAGTTTTTTCCCGAATGTCATGGGAGAATTCCGCCAGCAGTATCCAGATGTCACATTTCAATTGGTGGAGCACGGCTCTATTAAAGTAGAGGAAGGGGTCGAAGATGGTTCGTTAGATATTGGTGTCATTGTTCTGCCTGCAAATGATAAAATTTTTCATACGTACACCATTATTAAAGAAGACATGAAGCTCGTGACGCATCCATCACATCCGATGGCAGGTCGTGATAAGGTTGATTTAGCTGATTTAAAGGAAGAGTCTTTTATTTTCTTTCGAGAAGATTTTGTTCTGCATAGCCGGATATTGAATGAATGTATGAATGCGGGCTTCCGGCCCAATGTCATTTATGAAACGTCTCAATGGGATTTCATTAGTGAGATGGTAGCCGAGAACTTGGGAATTGGTCTTCTGCCTGAGCGGATCTGCCGTGATCTTGATCCTGAAAAGGTGAAAGTCATTTCCTTAAACACGTCGATCCCGTGGCATTTAGGAGTCATTTGGCGAAAGGATCGCTATTTGTCGTTTGCGGCAAGAGAATGGTTAAAGCATACTAAATCCTATGTGTGGGGAGCAGAGTAA